A single window of Candidatus Polarisedimenticolaceae bacterium DNA harbors:
- the ttcA gene encoding tRNA 2-thiocytidine(32) synthetase TtcA, which yields MSLDLLTIVPEGYRAAREAKPPERLRTDLARTVAKTIHEHALLREGDRVLVAVSGGKDSYTMLDLLEEARRKSPVKFTLVAFHLDQAQPGYDGTALRAWLQASGVPFEIHREDTYSAVLADAEEHGGGRTYCRLCSRLRRGIMYSAAERLGCNKIALGHHRDDALETFLLNLLYAGRLQAMPPIYTTNDDKFEVIRPLIECAEDDIAAWAGAAGYPIVPCNLCGSQANLKRDAVAALLADLERRIPNVRSVMLAALGNVRPSHLLDREVAEAWAAKAADYPDRR from the coding sequence ATGTCGCTCGACCTCCTGACGATCGTCCCCGAGGGCTATCGCGCCGCGCGTGAGGCGAAGCCGCCGGAGCGCCTCCGCACCGATCTCGCCCGCACCGTCGCGAAGACGATTCACGAGCACGCGCTCCTCCGCGAAGGCGATCGCGTCCTCGTCGCCGTCTCCGGCGGCAAGGACAGTTACACGATGCTCGACCTCCTGGAGGAGGCGCGGCGGAAGTCGCCGGTGAAGTTCACGCTGGTGGCGTTCCATCTCGACCAGGCGCAGCCCGGCTACGACGGTACCGCGCTTCGTGCGTGGCTCCAGGCGTCGGGCGTCCCATTCGAAATCCACCGGGAGGACACCTACAGCGCGGTCCTGGCCGATGCCGAGGAGCACGGCGGCGGGCGCACCTACTGCCGCCTCTGCTCGCGCTTGCGTCGCGGGATCATGTACTCCGCCGCGGAGCGGCTCGGCTGCAACAAGATCGCCCTTGGGCATCATCGCGACGACGCGCTCGAGACGTTCCTCCTGAACCTCCTCTACGCGGGGCGCCTCCAGGCGATGCCGCCGATCTACACCACGAACGACGACAAGTTCGAGGTCATCCGTCCGCTCATCGAGTGCGCAGAGGACGACATCGCCGCCTGGGCAGGGGCGGCGGGTTATCCCATCGTCCCGTGCAACCTCTGCGGCTCGCAGGCGAACCTCAAGCGCGACGCCGTCGCGGCGCTCCTCGCCGATCTCGAGCGCCGCATCCCGAACGTGCGCTCGGTGATGCTCGCCGCGCTGGGGAACGTCCGCCCGAGCCACCTCCTCGACCGCGAGGTCGCGGAGGCGTGGGCCGCGAAGGCCGCCGACTACCCCGACCGTCGCTAG
- the proS gene encoding proline--tRNA ligase yields the protein MAKLITPRAEDSSRWYTDVVTQSRMADYSPVKGCMVIRPHGYALWENMQRVLDKMFKDTGHENAYFPLFIPKSFLAKEAQHVEGFAKECAIVTHSRLKAEVKDGVTTLVPDPASALEEELVIRPTSETIIYSMFAKWVQSYRDLPILMNQWANIVRWEMRTRLFLRTTEFLWQEGHTAHATEDEAEQEARRMLDVYATFAEEYMAVPVLKGLKTEKEKFAGADHTYCIEALMQDGKALQAGTSHHLGQNFAKAFDLKFQTEAGDWQHAFNTSWGVSTRLVGAIVMAHGDDNGLVLPPRLAPVQVVIVPIWKGTDPVDRILAAAKEVEAKLKDAGLRVKLDARDNLSPGFKYNEWEMLGVPLRIEIGPKDLEKGSICCVRRTNRQKAFVPMADAVVEVPKMLDAIQDEMLAAALARREALTFKIDDYASFKKQLDETGGFLLAHFCGDTACEVAIQEETKATVRVLAFDQPDEAGKCVRCGNPSKKRVHFAKAY from the coding sequence ATGGCCAAGCTGATCACGCCGCGCGCGGAGGACTCCTCGCGCTGGTACACGGACGTGGTGACGCAATCCCGGATGGCGGACTACTCGCCGGTGAAGGGATGCATGGTCATCCGACCGCACGGCTACGCCCTGTGGGAGAACATGCAGCGCGTCCTGGACAAGATGTTCAAGGACACCGGCCACGAGAACGCGTACTTCCCGCTCTTCATCCCGAAGTCGTTCCTCGCGAAGGAAGCGCAGCACGTCGAGGGGTTCGCGAAGGAGTGCGCGATCGTCACGCACTCGCGCCTGAAGGCGGAGGTCAAGGACGGGGTGACGACGCTCGTCCCCGATCCCGCGAGCGCGCTCGAGGAAGAGCTCGTCATCCGGCCGACGTCGGAGACGATCATCTACTCGATGTTCGCGAAGTGGGTCCAGTCGTACCGCGACCTGCCGATCCTGATGAACCAGTGGGCGAACATCGTCCGCTGGGAGATGCGCACGCGCCTGTTCCTCCGTACGACCGAGTTCCTCTGGCAAGAGGGGCACACCGCGCATGCGACCGAGGACGAGGCCGAGCAGGAGGCGCGGCGGATGCTCGACGTCTATGCGACGTTCGCCGAGGAGTACATGGCGGTGCCGGTCCTGAAGGGTTTGAAAACCGAGAAGGAGAAGTTCGCGGGCGCGGACCACACGTACTGCATCGAGGCGCTCATGCAGGACGGGAAAGCGCTCCAGGCCGGGACGTCGCACCACCTCGGGCAGAACTTCGCGAAGGCGTTCGACCTCAAGTTCCAGACCGAGGCCGGCGACTGGCAGCACGCGTTCAACACGTCGTGGGGCGTCTCCACGCGCCTGGTCGGCGCGATCGTCATGGCGCACGGCGACGACAACGGGCTCGTCCTTCCTCCGCGGTTGGCTCCTGTGCAGGTCGTCATCGTGCCGATCTGGAAGGGAACCGACCCTGTCGATCGCATCCTCGCGGCGGCGAAGGAGGTCGAGGCGAAGCTCAAGGACGCGGGCCTGCGCGTGAAGCTCGACGCGCGCGACAACCTCTCGCCGGGGTTCAAGTACAACGAGTGGGAGATGCTGGGCGTCCCCCTGCGCATCGAGATCGGACCGAAGGATCTCGAGAAGGGATCGATCTGCTGCGTGCGGCGGACGAACCGCCAGAAGGCGTTCGTGCCGATGGCCGACGCCGTGGTCGAGGTCCCGAAGATGCTCGACGCGATCCAGGACGAGATGCTCGCGGCGGCGCTGGCGCGTCGCGAGGCGCTCACGTTCAAGATCGACGACTACGCGTCGTTCAAGAAGCAGCTCGACGAGACCGGCGGGTTCCTCCTGGCGCACTTCTGCGGCGACACCGCGTGCGAGGTCGCGATCCAGGAGGAGACGAAGGCGACGGTGCGCGTGCTCGCCTTCGACCAGCCCGACGAGGCGGGCAAGTGCGTCCGCTGCGGCAACCCCTCGAAGAAGCGGGTGCACTTCGCGAAGGCGTACTGA
- a CDS encoding CPBP family intramembrane glutamic endopeptidase encodes MRFLLGEAAWLLAAFAVTVLVAQALQALGDGWADAAPGAALFGLHGLIGIHVLRANARSIAAWLAVRGKDLAWGAAGGALLLAFNVVYGKLLDTAGVTPPDMVALLRELLPMPALILWAGFLAPVVEEMYFRGRLTEAFDGRVGPRWSGVITSAAFAAIHGIPVFIPAYLVFAAVLLGLRRKTGGLIAPIVAHVINNTAALV; translated from the coding sequence GTGCGCTTCCTGCTCGGCGAAGCGGCGTGGCTCCTGGCCGCCTTCGCGGTGACCGTGCTCGTCGCCCAGGCGCTCCAGGCCTTGGGCGACGGCTGGGCCGATGCGGCACCCGGAGCGGCGCTCTTCGGGCTTCACGGCCTCATCGGCATCCACGTGCTCCGCGCGAACGCGCGCTCGATCGCCGCCTGGCTCGCGGTGCGCGGCAAGGACCTCGCGTGGGGCGCCGCCGGCGGCGCACTCCTGCTCGCGTTCAACGTCGTCTACGGCAAGCTCCTCGACACCGCCGGCGTCACGCCGCCGGACATGGTGGCGCTCCTCCGCGAGCTCCTCCCCATGCCGGCGCTCATCCTCTGGGCGGGCTTCCTGGCTCCGGTCGTCGAGGAGATGTACTTCCGGGGACGTCTCACCGAAGCGTTCGACGGACGCGTCGGCCCGCGGTGGTCCGGCGTCATCACCTCGGCGGCGTTCGCCGCGATCCACGGCATCCCGGTCTTCATTCCGGCATATCTGGTGTTCGCGGCGGTTCTCTTGGGGCTCCGCCGCAAGACCGGCGGCCTCATCGCGCCGATCGTCGCGCACGTCATCAACAACACCGCTGCGCTGGTATGA
- a CDS encoding protein-L-isoaspartate(D-aspartate) O-methyltransferase codes for MDDDRREERERMVEAQIAARGVQDPAVLEAMRTVPRHLFVPETEQLIAYSDGPVAIGLGQTISQPFVVALMTALARPHAGSRILEVGTGCGYQAAILDACGASVWSIELEPELSSRAAETLASLGMTNARLRVGDGSAGWPEEAPFEAIVVTAAPRAIPEALLDQLAIEGRLVIPVGGATQDLLVVTRRTDGFHRESVLPVRFVPLR; via the coding sequence ATGGACGACGACCGCCGAGAAGAGCGGGAACGGATGGTGGAGGCGCAGATCGCCGCCCGGGGCGTCCAGGACCCCGCGGTGCTGGAAGCGATGCGCACGGTGCCGCGCCACCTCTTCGTTCCCGAGACCGAGCAGCTCATCGCTTATTCCGACGGCCCCGTCGCGATCGGCCTCGGCCAGACGATCTCGCAACCGTTCGTCGTCGCGCTGATGACCGCGCTCGCGCGCCCGCATGCCGGCTCGCGCATCCTCGAGGTCGGCACCGGCTGCGGCTACCAGGCCGCCATCCTCGACGCCTGCGGCGCCTCCGTGTGGAGCATCGAGCTCGAGCCCGAGCTGTCGTCACGCGCGGCGGAGACCCTCGCATCGCTCGGCATGACGAACGCGCGCCTTCGCGTCGGCGACGGCTCCGCGGGCTGGCCCGAGGAGGCACCGTTCGAGGCGATCGTCGTCACCGCCGCGCCGCGCGCGATCCCGGAGGCTCTCCTCGATCAGCTCGCCATCGAAGGCCGCCTGGTGATCCCCGTCGGCGGCGCCACGCAAGATCTCCTCGTCGTCACGCGACGCACGGACGGCTTCCATCGCGAGAGCGTTCTGCCGGTGAGGTTCGTGCCGTTACGGTAA
- a CDS encoding patatin-like phospholipase family protein: MLPPWKLKVGLALGGGAARGMAHIGVLRALVREGIPIDIITGTSMGAVIGGAYAALGDIGEVERRMQGLLGSEEFRKNRVSFLRETKQKRGGLVFSVKNLIRRGIVYGMSTMRPSLISAEEFARNLGRILPDVEISTTPIRFAASAVDLEMAHEVVLCHGKLRDVAAASAAIPGILPPRRLNGRLLIDGGWVDKIPVLPAFRLGADVVIGVDISADLEDAKRYARGIDVVMRANTIKDAVMTGLHRRLADVLIEPAVRKIHWADFDAAAFCIAAGDRAATAAAGSIRELLHHERFRSIMRPPLGKRLAQRYLASSDLHVSVE; this comes from the coding sequence GTGCTTCCCCCGTGGAAACTGAAGGTCGGGCTCGCCCTGGGAGGGGGGGCGGCCCGGGGCATGGCCCACATCGGCGTCCTCCGCGCCCTCGTGCGCGAGGGGATTCCCATCGACATCATCACGGGGACGAGCATGGGGGCGGTGATCGGCGGCGCGTACGCGGCGCTCGGCGACATCGGCGAGGTCGAGCGGCGCATGCAGGGCCTCCTCGGGAGCGAGGAGTTCCGCAAGAACCGCGTCTCGTTCCTCCGCGAGACGAAACAGAAGCGGGGCGGCCTCGTCTTCTCGGTCAAGAATCTCATCCGGCGCGGGATCGTCTACGGCATGTCGACGATGCGCCCGTCGCTCATCTCCGCGGAGGAGTTCGCGCGCAACCTCGGGCGCATCCTCCCCGACGTCGAGATCTCGACGACGCCGATCCGCTTCGCCGCCTCCGCGGTCGATCTCGAGATGGCGCACGAGGTCGTCCTCTGCCACGGGAAGCTGCGCGACGTCGCGGCGGCGAGCGCGGCGATCCCCGGCATCCTCCCGCCGCGGCGCTTGAACGGCCGCCTCCTCATCGACGGCGGCTGGGTCGACAAGATTCCCGTGCTCCCCGCGTTCCGCCTCGGCGCCGACGTGGTCATCGGCGTCGACATCTCGGCCGACCTCGAGGACGCGAAGCGCTACGCGCGCGGCATCGACGTCGTCATGAGGGCGAACACGATCAAGGATGCGGTGATGACCGGGCTGCACCGGCGCCTCGCCGACGTCCTCATCGAGCCGGCGGTGCGGAAGATCCACTGGGCCGACTTCGACGCGGCGGCGTTCTGCATCGCGGCGGGCGACCGGGCCGCGACCGCCGCGGCGGGCAGCATCCGCGAGCTGCTCCACCACGAGCGGTTCCGCTCGATCATGCGGCCGCCGCTCGGGAAGAGGCTGGCGCAGCGCTACCTCGCCTCGTCCGATCTTCACGTGTCGGTCGAATGA
- a CDS encoding AsmA-like C-terminal region-containing protein — MRLRRPLLGCAAIALIVFVAAAIVLPRLVDADALRARAEAELSKSLGRKVSLGTTRLTLWTGLALSADKFRVGEPLSGSAAGVPLVEAGATSVHVAFLPLLHREVDAKSITVEHAAILRDGKPLLSDLSLSSTLHLAPDGSIDAAGKATAKVDLLPAKPTLDARFAVAFANGALAIRSADAEIAGAHVGAQGTIDGVSTPQPHAKLDLSADLGKSKLSGPLDATFGPQPAGRFDLHADRLDLAELADFPSKLAGTAPPAVPSGVAMTAVHAVMTMNAGEVRLDDASFQAFGGEGRGTVSAHPFDAERAFAVDQAVSRVSIGALIAALAPAQKGSVEGTAALKVALHGRAGEKALLPTVSGPGHVEITNGTIKSVGVIQQVMKLLEVAGAKGIAKSDTPFDRLSADFDVVSGTATTKNLEFRSADLDADGAGTVGLGGALHLDVLGSFSKAVSDQLVAKTPALSIRVNGEGRLTVPLQIRGTAQAPKVQLDVDKVLREGVVKELKKEGTKNLLKKLFGGK, encoded by the coding sequence ATGAGATTGCGCCGGCCGCTCCTCGGGTGCGCCGCGATCGCGCTGATCGTCTTCGTGGCCGCGGCGATCGTGCTGCCCCGGCTCGTCGACGCCGACGCGCTGCGCGCGCGCGCGGAGGCGGAGCTCTCGAAGAGCCTTGGCCGGAAGGTCTCGCTCGGGACGACGCGCCTCACGCTCTGGACTGGGCTCGCGCTCAGCGCGGACAAATTCCGCGTCGGAGAGCCGCTGTCCGGCTCCGCGGCCGGCGTGCCGCTCGTCGAGGCGGGAGCGACGTCGGTGCACGTGGCCTTCCTGCCGCTTCTCCACAGGGAGGTCGACGCGAAGTCGATCACCGTCGAGCACGCCGCGATCCTCCGGGACGGCAAGCCTCTGCTCTCCGACCTCTCGCTCTCCAGCACGCTTCACCTGGCTCCCGACGGATCGATCGACGCGGCTGGGAAAGCGACGGCGAAGGTCGATCTGCTGCCGGCAAAGCCGACGCTCGACGCACGCTTCGCCGTCGCCTTCGCGAACGGTGCGCTCGCGATCCGCTCGGCGGACGCCGAGATCGCCGGCGCGCACGTCGGCGCCCAAGGAACGATCGACGGCGTGAGCACGCCGCAGCCTCACGCGAAGCTCGACCTCAGCGCCGACCTCGGGAAGTCCAAGCTCTCGGGGCCGCTCGACGCGACGTTCGGCCCGCAGCCGGCCGGGCGCTTCGATCTCCACGCCGATCGGCTCGACCTCGCCGAGCTGGCGGACTTCCCGTCGAAGCTCGCCGGGACGGCGCCGCCCGCGGTGCCGTCCGGGGTCGCGATGACGGCGGTCCACGCCGTGATGACGATGAACGCCGGGGAGGTCCGCCTCGACGACGCGTCGTTCCAGGCGTTCGGCGGCGAGGGGCGGGGGACCGTGAGCGCGCATCCGTTCGACGCGGAGCGGGCGTTCGCCGTCGATCAGGCGGTCAGCCGCGTCTCGATCGGCGCGCTCATCGCGGCATTGGCGCCCGCGCAGAAGGGGAGCGTCGAGGGAACCGCGGCGCTGAAGGTGGCGCTGCACGGACGTGCCGGCGAGAAGGCGCTCCTGCCGACCGTCTCGGGCCCGGGCCACGTCGAGATCACGAACGGCACGATCAAGAGCGTCGGTGTCATTCAGCAGGTCATGAAGCTCCTCGAGGTCGCGGGGGCCAAGGGGATCGCGAAGAGCGACACCCCGTTCGATCGCCTGAGCGCCGACTTCGACGTCGTGTCGGGCACGGCGACGACGAAGAACCTCGAGTTCCGCTCGGCCGATCTCGACGCCGACGGCGCCGGCACCGTCGGCCTCGGTGGGGCGCTCCACCTCGACGTGCTCGGCTCGTTCTCGAAGGCGGTCTCGGATCAGCTCGTCGCGAAGACGCCGGCGCTCTCGATCCGCGTCAACGGCGAGGGGCGGCTCACCGTCCCGCTGCAGATCCGCGGGACCGCGCAGGCGCCGAAGGTCCAGCTCGATGTCGACAAGGTGCTCCGCGAAGGGGTCGTCAAGGAGTTGAAGAAAGAGGGAACGAAGAACCTCCTGAAGAAGCTCTTCGGGGGAAAGTGA
- the mpl gene encoding UDP-N-acetylmuramate:L-alanyl-gamma-D-glutamyl-meso-diaminopimelate ligase, with the protein MAKEHVHLIGIGGTGMAGAAGLFEQSGCRVTGSDGPLYPPTSTILAGMGIEVFEGYDAAHLTPAPDLVVVGNAVSRGNPEAEEMLDRRLPHLSMAAAIEQRFLAGRHSIVVAGTHGKTTTTAMLAWVLHNAGRNPGFLIGGLPMDFDASYHLGKGPAFVIEGDEYDTAFFDKGPKFMHYRPDTALIGTVEYDHADIYRDEEEVRRVFRWLTNIVPRRGLLVRHEDCRTTVDVTSHAQARIEGYGLSSGNWRASAIEHTQGGTRFRVTRDGLDFAQIAMPLAGEYNVRNALAVIAAATEQGLGAREIASGLRSFRGVRRRMEVKGEAGGVLVLDDFAHHPTAIAETLRAVKQRYRGRRVWAVLEPRSWSLRRNVFQARLAEAFDDADEVVLAEVFGADQLAPAERLDPGRLVGDLAARGRPARFLPGVDAIVGYLQEHLRSGDVVAVLSNGGFGGIHGKLLDALELRAARK; encoded by the coding sequence GTGGCGAAGGAGCACGTTCATCTCATCGGGATCGGCGGGACCGGGATGGCGGGGGCCGCCGGACTCTTCGAGCAGTCGGGGTGCCGGGTCACCGGATCGGACGGCCCGCTCTATCCGCCGACGTCGACGATCCTCGCCGGTATGGGGATCGAGGTCTTCGAGGGATACGACGCCGCCCATCTCACGCCGGCCCCGGACCTCGTCGTCGTCGGGAACGCGGTGAGCCGCGGGAACCCCGAGGCCGAGGAGATGCTCGACCGCCGCCTGCCGCACCTCTCGATGGCGGCCGCGATCGAGCAGCGCTTCCTCGCCGGACGCCACTCGATCGTCGTCGCCGGCACGCACGGAAAGACGACGACGACGGCGATGCTCGCGTGGGTGCTCCACAACGCCGGGCGGAACCCCGGATTCCTGATCGGCGGCCTGCCGATGGACTTCGATGCGTCGTACCACCTCGGGAAGGGGCCGGCGTTCGTCATCGAGGGGGACGAGTACGACACCGCCTTCTTCGACAAGGGCCCGAAGTTCATGCACTACCGCCCCGACACCGCGCTCATCGGAACCGTCGAGTACGACCACGCCGACATCTACCGCGACGAGGAAGAGGTCCGCCGTGTCTTCCGATGGCTCACGAACATCGTGCCGCGGCGCGGCCTGCTCGTGCGTCACGAGGACTGCCGCACGACGGTCGACGTGACGTCGCACGCGCAGGCGCGCATCGAGGGCTACGGCCTGTCGAGCGGCAACTGGCGCGCGTCGGCGATCGAGCACACGCAAGGCGGCACGCGGTTCCGCGTGACGCGCGACGGCCTCGACTTCGCGCAGATCGCGATGCCGCTCGCCGGCGAGTACAACGTCAGGAACGCGCTCGCCGTGATCGCCGCCGCGACCGAGCAGGGGCTCGGCGCGCGCGAGATCGCGTCGGGGCTCCGGTCGTTCCGCGGCGTGCGCCGGCGCATGGAGGTGAAGGGCGAGGCGGGCGGAGTCCTCGTCCTCGACGATTTCGCGCACCACCCGACGGCGATCGCGGAAACCTTGCGCGCGGTGAAGCAGCGCTATCGCGGACGGCGCGTGTGGGCGGTCCTCGAGCCGCGCTCGTGGTCGCTCCGCCGCAACGTCTTCCAGGCGCGGCTCGCCGAGGCGTTCGACGATGCGGACGAGGTCGTGCTCGCCGAGGTCTTCGGCGCCGATCAGCTCGCGCCCGCCGAGCGCCTCGATCCCGGCCGCCTCGTCGGCGATCTCGCCGCGCGCGGACGCCCCGCGCGATTCCTCCCCGGCGTCGACGCGATCGTCGGCTACCTGCAAGAGCATCTGAGGTCCGGCGACGTCGTCGCGGTCCTCTCGAACGGCGGCTTCGGAGGCATCCACGGAAAGCTCCTGGATGCGCTCGAGCTTCGCGCCGCGAGGAAGTGA
- a CDS encoding DUF6600 domain-containing protein: MRTATRTMAAALTLMLGLAVPAFAQSDDPQPQAYSDDYLNGDYGRIRFEEGGATIVRADGNTDSGDRAGVNAPIFPGDTLRSDGRAEVQLADGTLLRLDHGTEVAFQALPEPGAKYQDNSVLVLQGGVLRIAHRGNGKDEFRIDTRDASIYVLEEGDVRIDADRRGGTRVNALRGVAEVVGNESSVLVRGGTGTSVAQGSAPAEPQPHTSFASDGFDRWCATRDAAYRPNEQMAQGGQPDQGQVPQEVQPYYNELSTYGSWNNVPTYGNVWTPSGVPSGWQPYGSGYWNYGPGGYFWVSSEPWGWAPYHYGNWQWVPSYGWSWIPGDVFAGAWVSWSWGSAYVGWAPLDYWGHPGCAGGAYAYGYYGPGSWTFVNYNNVYASNVHRYAVPIGSIPPNDLRHANVVTNPPRVDPRHFAGSRELQQKAFQETALDRSGRMRPLDETALRSRPSRTMNDIRRDIVRSEPQRPVSPRAAVTQPSFARPQAPSNGSRTFNGNGNDPWARPRRILEDPRGAAPSRTPQRRVFEESDTAPRSHAAPNGGLDRRPTGTDGVRDLYQRMSRPRETRPQEIAPQTERRNAFVPVPSREQAMPQRQQPQRFEPQRPQPQQRVDPPRPQQQPQRFEPRPQPQPQRAQPQPQRPQPRPQPERQGGGGQAHPNQGHGGGNDKHH, from the coding sequence ATGAGAACCGCGACACGCACGATGGCAGCGGCCCTGACCCTGATGCTCGGGTTGGCCGTCCCCGCGTTCGCGCAATCGGACGACCCCCAGCCCCAGGCGTACTCCGACGACTACTTGAACGGCGACTACGGCCGCATCCGGTTCGAGGAGGGCGGCGCCACGATCGTGCGCGCCGACGGCAACACCGACTCGGGCGACCGGGCCGGAGTCAACGCACCGATCTTCCCCGGCGACACGCTCCGCAGCGACGGTCGCGCCGAGGTCCAGCTCGCCGACGGCACGCTGCTGCGGCTCGACCACGGGACCGAAGTCGCCTTCCAGGCCCTTCCGGAGCCCGGCGCGAAGTATCAGGACAACAGCGTCCTCGTGCTTCAGGGCGGCGTCCTTCGGATCGCCCACCGCGGGAACGGCAAGGACGAGTTCCGCATCGACACGCGCGACGCCTCGATCTACGTGCTCGAAGAAGGCGACGTGCGGATCGACGCCGACCGGCGCGGCGGCACCCGCGTGAACGCGCTCCGCGGCGTCGCGGAAGTCGTCGGCAACGAGAGCTCGGTCCTCGTCCGCGGCGGGACGGGCACGTCGGTGGCGCAGGGGTCCGCCCCGGCGGAGCCGCAGCCTCACACCTCCTTCGCGAGCGACGGGTTCGACCGCTGGTGCGCGACGCGCGACGCGGCCTACCGTCCGAACGAGCAGATGGCCCAGGGCGGCCAACCCGACCAGGGCCAGGTCCCGCAGGAAGTGCAGCCCTATTACAACGAGCTGTCGACCTACGGCTCGTGGAACAACGTTCCGACCTACGGCAACGTCTGGACGCCGAGCGGCGTTCCCTCGGGCTGGCAGCCGTACGGGAGCGGCTACTGGAACTACGGTCCCGGCGGCTACTTCTGGGTTTCCAGTGAGCCGTGGGGCTGGGCGCCTTACCACTACGGCAACTGGCAGTGGGTTCCGAGCTACGGCTGGTCCTGGATCCCCGGCGACGTGTTCGCGGGTGCCTGGGTCTCGTGGTCGTGGGGCTCGGCGTACGTCGGCTGGGCGCCGCTCGACTACTGGGGCCACCCGGGGTGCGCCGGCGGGGCCTACGCGTATGGCTACTACGGCCCGGGCAGCTGGACGTTCGTCAACTACAACAACGTCTACGCGTCGAACGTTCACCGGTACGCGGTGCCGATCGGATCGATTCCGCCGAACGACCTGCGCCACGCGAACGTCGTGACCAATCCGCCGCGCGTCGATCCGCGCCACTTCGCCGGATCGCGCGAGCTGCAGCAGAAGGCGTTCCAGGAAACGGCGCTCGACCGGTCGGGCCGGATGCGGCCTCTCGACGAGACCGCGCTCCGCTCGCGGCCGTCGCGAACGATGAACGACATCCGCCGGGACATCGTCCGTTCGGAGCCCCAGCGTCCGGTGAGCCCGCGCGCGGCGGTGACTCAGCCGTCGTTCGCGCGGCCTCAGGCGCCGTCGAACGGGTCGCGCACGTTCAACGGGAACGGGAACGACCCGTGGGCGCGTCCGCGCCGCATCCTGGAAGACCCGCGTGGCGCGGCACCGTCACGGACGCCGCAGCGCCGCGTCTTCGAGGAGTCGGATACCGCTCCGCGCTCGCACGCCGCCCCGAATGGCGGCCTCGACCGGCGGCCGACCGGAACCGACGGCGTGCGCGACCTCTACCAGCGCATGTCCCGCCCGCGCGAGACGCGGCCGCAGGAGATCGCGCCGCAGACCGAGCGGAGGAACGCGTTCGTGCCGGTCCCGTCGCGCGAGCAGGCGATGCCGCAGCGGCAGCAGCCGCAGCGCTTCGAGCCGCAGCGCCCGCAGCCGCAGCAACGGGTCGACCCGCCTCGTCCACAGCAGCAGCCGCAGCGGTTCGAGCCGCGGCCTCAGCCGCAACCGCAGCGCGCGCAGCCTCAGCCCCAGCGTCCCCAGCCGCGGCCTCAGCCGGAGCGTCAGGGCGGTGGAGGCCAGGCGCATCCGAATCAGGGACACGGCGGCGGCAACGACAAGCACCACTGA
- the def gene encoding peptide deformylase, whose translation MALRPIVLYPDPVLLTPTERVETIDDEVKALVRDMVDTMYAAPGIGLAANQVGVAKRLCIVDLSVGDTPGELRVFINPRVVEATGAETAEEGCLSFPDIHLDIERPKNATIEAEDLEGKTFRVSADGLLARAMQHEIEHLEGRVFLMNLSPLKRELVKRQIKKRIKAGDWTMTFERPPVP comes from the coding sequence ATGGCGCTCCGGCCCATCGTCTTGTATCCCGATCCGGTCCTCCTGACTCCGACCGAGCGCGTGGAGACGATCGACGACGAGGTGAAGGCGCTCGTCCGCGACATGGTCGACACGATGTACGCCGCCCCAGGGATCGGGCTCGCGGCGAATCAGGTCGGGGTCGCGAAGCGGCTCTGCATCGTGGACCTCTCGGTCGGCGATACGCCGGGGGAGCTTCGGGTGTTCATCAATCCGCGGGTCGTCGAGGCGACCGGGGCCGAGACCGCCGAGGAGGGGTGCCTGTCGTTCCCCGACATCCACCTCGACATCGAGCGGCCGAAGAACGCGACGATCGAGGCCGAGGACCTCGAGGGTAAGACGTTCCGCGTCTCCGCCGACGGCCTCCTGGCGCGGGCGATGCAGCACGAGATCGAGCACCTCGAAGGGCGCGTGTTCCTCATGAACCTCTCGCCGCTCAAGCGCGAGCTGGTGAAGCGGCAGATCAAGAAGCGGATCAAGGCGGGGGACTGGACGATGACGTTCGAGCGCCCGCCCGTGCCGTGA